From Micromonospora auratinigra:
GCAGCTCCGGCAGCGGGAAGTTCTCCCCGGAGTAGAGCACCCCGCGCAGCTGCCCGCCGAGCGCGGCCAGGCCGGCGAACTCGTGGCGCAGCACGCCCCGCCAGATCGACGGCACGCCGTTGACCTGGGTGGCGCCGGAGTCGGCGAGGAACTGCACGAAGCGCCGGGGCCAGCGCAGCAGCGACCGGGGCACCGGCACCACGGCCGCGCCGCTGCCCAGCGCCAGGCCGATGTCCAGCAGCGAGAAGTCGAACTGCAGCGGTGAGGTGGTGGCGACCCGGTCCTCGGCCGACACGATGCCGTGCCGCAGCATGCCCCGGTAGAAGGCTAGCACGCCCCGGTGGCTCATCACCACGCCCTTGGGCCGGCCGGTGGTGCCCGACGTGAAGATCATGTACGCCGGGTCGGCGGGGGTCAGTTCCCGCCGGTGCCGGGTCCTGGGCGCGGGCGCCCGTTCGACCCGGATGCCGTCCGGGCCGAACCGCGCGGTGCCGAGCGTCGCGGGCACGCCCTCGCGCCGCCCGTCCTCGGGTTGCAGGTGCAGCGCCGCCTCGGTGCTCTCGGCGATCAGGGCGAGTCGCTGCGCCGGCGTCTCCGGGCTGACCGGTACGAAGATCAGGCCGAGCGTGGAGCAGGCCAGCAAGGCGGCGATGGCGTCCGGGGAGGTGTCCGACTCCAGCAGCACCCGGTCGCCGATGTCCAGGCCCAGCGTGTCGAGGGCGGCGGCCCAACCGTCCACCCGCTGGGCGAGCTGCCGGTACGAGATGGCGCCGACCTCGCCACCGACGACCTGGATCACGGCCGGCCTGTCGGGCGTCAACCGCGCGCCCGCCAGCAGGAACTCGTGCAGCGTCTCCACGGAGGCGTGCGTACGCGCGAAAACCTCTCGACTCATGGCCGGAGCGTATCGGCGGCCCTGAGTGGGACCCACCCGCATCGGCACCCCTAACGACCCCTAACCCGCGCCGCGGGAAGCGCGAGAAATTGTCGGGTCGTCAGCGCCCGGCGGCCGTTGTTAGCGTTTCCGTACCCGGCACCGGAAGGAATTCACCGACATGTGGGATCAACGGTTCGAGACCATCCTGCGCCAGCACCTGCCGTTCCTCGGCCCGGACGAGCCGCTGCTCGGCGGCACCAGCCTGCGCGACTCGGGCCTGGACTCCCTGGCCATGGTGGAGCTGCTGGCGACGCTGGAGAGCGAGTACAACGTCCGCTTCCTGGACGAGGCGATGTCGATGGAGACGTTCGCCACCCCGCAGACGCTGTGGAGCGTCATGAGCGACATGCTCGGCGCGCCCGTGTGAGCGTGCCGGGAGACCCCCGGAAGAAGAATGCCCGTGACCTTTTCGGTCACGGGCTTTTTTCGTGCTGCCGGTTTCTCGTCCCACTTAAACGTATATCGCACCCCGGGGCTTGCGGCAAGGCCGGGGCGGTGCCGCAGAATCATCGGCCGGACCGGGGGCGGACGAGGAAATGGGGCACGACGTGCGGTACGTGGTGGGTCTTCACGAACTCGACGAGACGCAGGTTCCGCTCGCCGGCGGCAAGGGCGCGCACCTGGGCGCGCTGTCCCGGATCGACGGGGTCCGCGTACCGGTCGGGTTCTGCGTGACCACGGCGGCCTTCCGCCGCGTCGCGGCCGGGGTGCCGGCGCTCGACGACCGGCTCGACCGGCTGTCCCGCCTGGGCCCGGAGGACCGGGACGGGATCCGCGCGCTCAGCGCGGAGATCCGCCGCGACGTCGAAGGGGCCGTCCTACCCGACGAGGTGTCGGCGGCGATCACCGGGGCGCTGGCCGGGCTGGGCGAGCGGGTCGGCTGCGCGGTCCGCTCCAGCGCCACGGCGGAGGACCTGCCGACGGCCTCCTTCGCCGGCCAGCAGGACACCTACCTGAACGTCGTGGGGCCGGCCGAGGTGCTCCGGCACGTCAGCCGGTGCTGGGCGTCGCTGTTCACCGACCGCGCGGTGACCTACCGGCAGCGCCACGGCATCGACCACCGCGCGGTGCGAATGGCCGTGGTGGTGCAGCGGATGGTGTTCCCGGACGCGGCCGGCGTGCTGTTCACCGCCGACCCGGTCACCGGACACCGGCGGGTCAGCTGCGTGGAGGCCGGTTTCGGGCTCGGCGAGGGGCTGGTCGCCGGGCTGGTGAACGCCGACGCCTACCGGGTGCGCGACGACCGGATCGTCGAGCGGAGCATCGCCGGCAAGCCACTCGCGGTGCGCGCCGCGCCGGCCGGCGGGTCCACCACCGTGCCGGTCGACCCGCCGCGGCGGGACCAGCCGGCCCTGACCGACGAGCAGGTGCTGCGGCTGGCCCGGCTGGGCCGGCGGATCGAGGCGCACTTCGGCTCGCCGCAGGACATCGAGTGGTGCCTGGTCGACGACGAGTTCCGGATCGTGCAGAGCCGGCCGGTCACCACGCTGTTCCCGGTGCCGGAGACCGACGACGGGGAGAAGCACGTCTACGTCTCCGTCGGGCACCAGCAGATGATGACCGACGCCATGCGGCCGCTGGGGCTGTCCGTCTGGCAGCTGACCGCGATGGCGCCGATGCGGCACGCCGGCGGCCGGCTCTTCGTCGACGTGGCCCGGACCCTGGCCGTGCCCGCCCGCCGCGCCGCCCTGCTGGAGCTCGTCGGCAAGGGCGACCCGCTGGTCCGCGACGCGCTGGAGACCGTCGTCGCCGGCGGCTTCCTCGCCCCGGCGGAGACCACCCCGGGAGCAGCCCGACCGGACCCGGGAGCAGCCCGACCGGACGCCGGAGCAGCCCGGGCCACGCCGGTCGAGACCGATCCGGGCGTCGTCACCGAGCTGATCGGGCGCAGCGAGGCGGCGCTGGCCGTCCTGCGGCGCGACATCGCGACGCGTACCGGGCCGGCGCTCTTCGACTTCCTGCTGGCCGCGTTCGAGGAGCACAAGCGGCTGCTGGGCGACCCGCTGAGCATCCAGGTGATCATGGCCGGGATGGAGGCCACCTGGTGGCTCAAGGAGCGGCTGCTGGCGTGGCTGGGTGAGAAGAACGCCGCCGACACGCTCACCCTCTCCGCGCCGCACAACATCACCTCGGAGATGGGGCTGGCGCTGCTGGACGTCGCCGACGTGATCCGCCCGTACCCGCAGGTGGTGGCCTTCCTCGAACAGGTCGGCGACCGGGACTTCCTGGACGACCTGGCCGGGCTGCCCGGCGGGGCGGCGGCGCGCGACGCGATCCGGGCCTACCTCGACCGGTACGGCATGCGCTGCGTCGGCGAGATCGACATCACCCGGCCGCGCTGGAGCGAGCGGCCGGGCACGCTGCTGCCGCTGCTGCTCGACAACGTGCGCCATTTCGGGCCGGGTGAGCGCGAGCGGCGCGTCACGCGGGGCCGGCGGGCGGCCGAGCGGAAGGAACGGGAGGTCCTGGCGCGGCTGCGGGCCCTGCCGGACGGCGAGAGCAGGGCCGCCGAGACGAAGCGGATGATCGACCGGGTCCGCACCTTCATCGGCTACCGGGAGTACCCGAAGTACGCCATCATCAGCCGCTGTCTCGTCTACAAGCAGGCCCTGCTGGCCGAGGCCGGGCGGCTGGTACGGGCCGGGGTGCTGGTCGAGGAGGAGGACGTCTTCTACCTCACCTTCCCCGAGCTGCACGAGGTGGTGCGCAGCCGGCGGGTCGACCACGGGCTGATCCGGCGACGCCGCGACGAGTTCCGGTCGTACCAGGCGCTGACCCCGCCGCGGGTGCTCACCTCCGACGGCGAGGCGGTCGACGGGGCGTACCGGCGTGACGACGTGCCGGCCGGCGCGCTGGTCGGCCTGGCGGTCTCCGGCGGGACGGTCGAGGGTCGGGCCCGGGTCGTCACCGACCTGGCCGGGGCCGGCCTGGAACCGGGCGACATCCTGGTCACCGCGCACACCGACCCGAGCTGGTCGCCGCTGTTCGTGACGGTCGCCGGCCTGGTCACGGAGGTGGGTGGCCTGATGACGCACGGCGCGGTGATCGCCCGCGAGTACGGCCTGCCGGCCGTGGTCGGGGTGCCGCACGCGACCCGGTCGATCCGCGACGGGCAGCGGATCCGGGTGCACGGCACCGACGGGTACGTCGAGCTGCTGTCCTGACCGGGCTCAGAGCTTGTCGAGGAACTCGGTGAGCAGCGCGTCGAAGCGGTCCGGGGTCTCCAGGTGCGGCAGGTGGCTGGCCCCTTCGACGATCTCCCAGCGGGCGCCCGGGATCAGGTCGTGGAACGGCCGTACGGCGGCCGGGGTCACCTCGTCGTGCTCGCCGCTGAGCACCAGCGTCGGCACGTCGATCAGCGGCAGCCGGTCGAGCAGGGAGTAGTCGCGCAGCGTGCCGGTGACGCAGAACTCGCTGGGGCCGTTCATCGAGTGGTAGACCGTCGGGTCGCCGTTGATCTCCATGAAGGTCGCCATCAGCTCCGGCGGCAGTGGCCTGCGCCGGCACACGTGCCGCTGGTAGAAGACCATCATGGCGGCGGTGTAGGCGGGGCTGTCGGTGGTGCCGGCCGCCTCGTGCCGGCGCAGGGTGGCGTCGACGCCGGGCGGCAGGGCGGCGCGCAGCCGGTCCAGCTCCGGCAGCCACAGCGGGTACGAGGCCGGCGCGTTGGCGACCACCAGGCCGCGCAGCCCGGCGGGGCGGCCGGCGGCGTGCGCGGCGGCCAGCACGCCGCCCCAGGACTGGCCGAACAGGACGTAGTCCCCGGCGACGCCGAGCCGGTCGAGGAGGTTGTCCAGCTCGGCGAGGAACAGCTCGACGGTCCAGAAGTCCGCGCCCCGGCCGGGCAGGTGGGTGGAGCCGCCGTTGCCGAGCTGGTCGTAGTGCACCACCGGCCGGCCGGTACGGCTCAGCCCGGCCAGTCCGAGCAGGTAGTCGTGGGTGCTGCCGGGCCCGCCGTGCAGCACCACCAGCGGTGGCGTGCCCTCGTCGAGCCGGCCGGTGACCCGGTACCAGGTGCGGTGCTCACCGAACTCGACGGTGCCCTTGGCGGTCGGTGCAGGTGTCATCTCGTCCACTCCAGCTGTCGTCACTGCGTGATCCAGTCCCGGACCACGCCGGCGGTGGCGGCGACCTGCCCCTCCATCATGGTGAAGTGGTCGCCGGGCACCTCCCGCAGCGTGTGCGGGGTGTCCCAGGTGGCCCGCCACCGTCCGTCGTCGGCCCCCTCGTCGCCGGGCACGATGGACTCCTGCGGCCGGACGAAGAGCACCGGCGTGTCGATCGTCTCCACCGGGCAGGTGCCCAGCAGCCGCACGTAGCGGCCCATCGCCGACAGCCGGGCGCTGGAGAACTCCCCGAAGGTGCTCTCCCGGGCCAGCAGCGAGTCGAGCATGTGGGTGAAGAAGGTCGCCGTGGTCGTGCCGGTGGTGAGGTAGGTGTCGAGCAGCACCACCCCGGCCGGGGCGAGCCCGTGGCGTTCCAGCTCGCCGGCGGTGGCGTGGGCGAAGAGCCCGCCGGAGGAGTAGCCGACGATGACGTACGGGCCCTGCTCGGCGATCGGGCGGACCATCTCGGCGAAGACCCGGACCGCGGCGTCGGCCGAGGCGGGCAGGCTCTCGTCGCGGCCGAACCCGGGCACCGGCAGCGTCCACACGTCGCGGCTGCCGCCGAACTCGGCGGTGAACCGGGCGTACTGCTGGTCGCCGCCGAGCGCCATCGGTGAGGGGAAGCAGACGATGGCCGGCGCCCCGTCGCCGCGGGCGAGCCGGCGGGGCGCGGGGATCGCCGGCAGGTCGGCGGGCCCGTCGAAGGCGGGCCGGATGTCGGCGACCGCGTAGAGCAGGGACAGGCCCTGCTGCACCTTGCCGCCCTTGACCGCGGCGCGGAACAGGGCGCTCATCGTGTCGCCGCCGCCGTCCGGGGCGTCCGGACGGTCCTGCGCGGGCGGGGCGGCCAGCTCGGTGCGCAGCAGCGCGGCGAGTTCGGCGACGCTGCCGTGGTCGAAGACCACGCCGGTGGCCAGCCGCAGCCCGGTCGCCTCGTTGAGCGCGGTGCGCAGCTCCATCGCGGTCAGCGAGTCGAAGCCCAGCTCGACGAAGCGCAGCGCCGGGTCGACGTCGTCCGGCCCGGCGTGGCCGAGCACCGCCGCGGCCTGCGCCCGGACCAGCTCCCGCAGCCGCGCCTCCTGCGCGTCCGGGTCGAGCCCGCCGAGGGTACGCCGCAGCGCGGCCGGGTCGGGTCGGGCGGCGGTGCCGCGCCGGGCCGGGGTGACCAGGGCGCGCAGGATCGGCGGCACCTCCCCCGCCGGGCTGCCCAGGTCGGCCTTGACCGGCACCAGCACCGCGTCGGGGCGGGCCAGTGCCGCGTCGAGCAGGGCCAGGCCCTCGGCGGGGGTGAACGGCCGCACCCCGCCGCGCGACATCCGGGCCCGGTCGGCGTCGTCCAGCTCGTCGGCCATGCCGCCGCCGGCCCAGGGTCCCCAGGCCAGCGACTGGGCGGGCAGCCCGTCGGCCCGCCGGGCGGCGGCGAGGGCGTCGAGGAAGGCGTTGCCGGCCGCGTAGTTGCCCTGGCCGGGTCCGCCGAGCAGGCCGGCGGCAGAGGAGAAGAGCAGGAACGCGGTGAGCTGCGCGTCCCGGGTCAGCTCGTGCAGGTGGCTGGCCGCGTCGACCTTGGGGCGCAGCACCGTGTCGAGGCGCTGCGGGGTCAGCGACGGGATCACCCCGTCGTCGAGCACCCCGGCGGCGTGCACCACGCCGGTGAGCGGGTGCCCGGCCGGTACGGCGGCGAGCAGGTCGGCGACGGCGTCCCGGTCGGACAGGTCGCAGGCGGCGACGGTGACCTGCGCGCCGGACGCGGTGAGCTGGTCGCGCAGCGCGGCCATCCCCTCGGCGTCCGCGCCGCGCCGGCTGGTGAGCAGCAGCCGGCGTACCCCGTACGCGTCCACCAGGTGCCGGGCGACGAGCCGGCCGAGGCTGCCGGCGGCGCCGGTGACCAGGACGGTGCCGTCGCCGCCGAAGGCGCTGCCGGGGGTGCCGTCGGGGGCCCCGGCCGGCACCAGCCGGGCGGCGTGGGCGGTGCCCTCGCGGATCAGCAACTGCGGTTCACCGCCGGCCAGCGCCGCCGGGAGGGCCTGCGCGGAGCGGTCGTGGTCGTCGAGGTCGACCAGGACGATCCGGCCGGGGTTCTCGGACTGGGCGGAGCGGGCGAGGCCCCACGCCGCCGCGGCGGCCGGGTCGGTGACCGGGTCGCCCTGCGCGCCGTGGGTGAGCACCAGCAGCCGGGTGGCGGCCAGCCGCTCGTCGGCCAGCCAGCCCTGGAGCAGGGCGAGGAGCTGGGCGGCGGTGCGCCGGGCCCCGGCGGCGAGGTGTCGCGGGTCGGGCTGGACGCCGGCGACCAGCACCAGGTCGGGGGCGGCCGCACCGGCGTCGAGGGCGGCGGTGAGCGCGTCGAGGCCGGGGTGGGTCTCGGCGCGGACGCCGACCGCGTCGAGCGCGGCGGCCACCTTGAACTCGTCCGGGCCGACGATCGCCCAGCGTCCGGTGGCGGCCGGGGCGGGCAGCGGCACCGGGGTCCAGTCGAGCCGGTAGAGGTGCTCCTGCCGGCCACCGCCGCGGGCGGCGGCGAGCTGCCCGGCGTCGATCTCGCGCAGCGTCAGCGCGTCGACCCGGGCCACCGGTGCGCCGGTGGGGTCGGCGAGGGTGAGCGCGACCCGGTCGGGGCCGGCGGGGGTGACGGTGACCCGCAGCGCGTCCGCGCCGATGGCGTACGGGGTCACCCCGGTCCAGGAGAACGGGACGGCGGGCGCGCCCTCGCCGCGGCTGAGCCCGATGGCGTGCAGGGCCGCGTCGAAGAGTCCCGGGTGCAGCCGGTAGCGGGCGGCGTCGTCCACCTCGGCGGGGAGGGCGATCTCGGCGTACACCTCGTCGCCGTGC
This genomic window contains:
- a CDS encoding AMP-binding protein, producing MSREVFARTHASVETLHEFLLAGARLTPDRPAVIQVVGGEVGAISYRQLAQRVDGWAAALDTLGLDIGDRVLLESDTSPDAIAALLACSTLGLIFVPVSPETPAQRLALIAESTEAALHLQPEDGRREGVPATLGTARFGPDGIRVERAPAPRTRHRRELTPADPAYMIFTSGTTGRPKGVVMSHRGVLAFYRGMLRHGIVSAEDRVATTSPLQFDFSLLDIGLALGSGAAVVPVPRSLLRWPRRFVQFLADSGATQVNGVPSIWRGVLRHEFAGLAALGGQLRGVLYSGENFPLPELRELQRALPYARVVNCFGSSESIAASFTDVPNPLPADLDRISIGHAHPGAEMLLIDEDGRCVDEPGVLGQIHLRSAALFNGYWNDPEATAAALVPDPLLPAAGQLVFRTGDLAYRGAGGELYFTGRADSLVKVRGNRVELGEVERRVREFPGIAGAAALMLPQEDKDPVLAVYVTLADGVDAVEEMELGAFCLEALPDYMVPQQVRVIDELPVNGNGKVDRRALAALAAQPTQG
- a CDS encoding phosphopantetheine-binding protein translates to MWDQRFETILRQHLPFLGPDEPLLGGTSLRDSGLDSLAMVELLATLESEYNVRFLDEAMSMETFATPQTLWSVMSDMLGAPV
- the rph gene encoding rifamycin-inactivating phosphotransferase, yielding MGHDVRYVVGLHELDETQVPLAGGKGAHLGALSRIDGVRVPVGFCVTTAAFRRVAAGVPALDDRLDRLSRLGPEDRDGIRALSAEIRRDVEGAVLPDEVSAAITGALAGLGERVGCAVRSSATAEDLPTASFAGQQDTYLNVVGPAEVLRHVSRCWASLFTDRAVTYRQRHGIDHRAVRMAVVVQRMVFPDAAGVLFTADPVTGHRRVSCVEAGFGLGEGLVAGLVNADAYRVRDDRIVERSIAGKPLAVRAAPAGGSTTVPVDPPRRDQPALTDEQVLRLARLGRRIEAHFGSPQDIEWCLVDDEFRIVQSRPVTTLFPVPETDDGEKHVYVSVGHQQMMTDAMRPLGLSVWQLTAMAPMRHAGGRLFVDVARTLAVPARRAALLELVGKGDPLVRDALETVVAGGFLAPAETTPGAARPDPGAARPDAGAARATPVETDPGVVTELIGRSEAALAVLRRDIATRTGPALFDFLLAAFEEHKRLLGDPLSIQVIMAGMEATWWLKERLLAWLGEKNAADTLTLSAPHNITSEMGLALLDVADVIRPYPQVVAFLEQVGDRDFLDDLAGLPGGAAARDAIRAYLDRYGMRCVGEIDITRPRWSERPGTLLPLLLDNVRHFGPGERERRVTRGRRAAERKEREVLARLRALPDGESRAAETKRMIDRVRTFIGYREYPKYAIISRCLVYKQALLAEAGRLVRAGVLVEEEDVFYLTFPELHEVVRSRRVDHGLIRRRRDEFRSYQALTPPRVLTSDGEAVDGAYRRDDVPAGALVGLAVSGGTVEGRARVVTDLAGAGLEPGDILVTAHTDPSWSPLFVTVAGLVTEVGGLMTHGAVIAREYGLPAVVGVPHATRSIRDGQRIRVHGTDGYVELLS
- a CDS encoding proline iminopeptidase-family hydrolase, producing the protein MDEMTPAPTAKGTVEFGEHRTWYRVTGRLDEGTPPLVVLHGGPGSTHDYLLGLAGLSRTGRPVVHYDQLGNGGSTHLPGRGADFWTVELFLAELDNLLDRLGVAGDYVLFGQSWGGVLAAAHAAGRPAGLRGLVVANAPASYPLWLPELDRLRAALPPGVDATLRRHEAAGTTDSPAYTAAMMVFYQRHVCRRRPLPPELMATFMEINGDPTVYHSMNGPSEFCVTGTLRDYSLLDRLPLIDVPTLVLSGEHDEVTPAAVRPFHDLIPGARWEIVEGASHLPHLETPDRFDALLTEFLDKL